The following nucleotide sequence is from Trifolium pratense cultivar HEN17-A07 linkage group LG2, ARS_RC_1.1, whole genome shotgun sequence.
GATCAGCTGTATTTATAATGCAATGTCTGCcaattgagctaaactcacgggacagaccataattattaattacaacaacaaaaaatgcatAATTATAGAAACAGAGTAAAATCACGAACCGTATGATGTTGTTTATCAATCGACAACAACTTGTTATAATACTGAGTTTCAACAAATTCATGTTGTGCATCAACTAATCCATCCTCTGAAGGAAGAATCTGAGAATTTGATTGAAGAGATTCAAGTTTTTGAAGCTCTGGTATGTTATTGTGTGAAGAGAAATTGAAGTCAACGACGTCGTTttgttgtgtttcaggttcACTTCTGTTGGGTTTGATGGGTCGTTTTGGTGTTATAGCATCAAATTGAGCTTTGATTTGATTAGTGATTCTAATTTGTTCTTGGATGTCTAAAACGTCGTCGCTTCGACttggttttgttgttgttgtcagtgttttaaaaaccggaccggtcatcgaaccggcgagggtactgggtcactggttcattggtcgaaccactagatcactggtcgaaccgcatgacaaaccggattaaaccgaaTTACTTGTTGTTGTCAACTGTCCTACCatgatgtttgttttttttggtttgtggtGAAATGGGCTAAAGTGGTGTTTGGAGGATTAGTACTAGGATTTATAGAGAGGGTAGGAAAATGAAAGGGATAGATCAGAGGGAGAAAGTGACATAAAAATGGTAGTATTAGGTTAGTGGGGTAGGAAAATGAAACAAAACTATGGGTCTTGAAAAACCGTGGATTCTATACCTGGATTTGTTGGTTTACCATGAATATTGATCTCGGccattaattttacattaattagATGGTCCAGATTATTTACAAAGTCGAATAATCTTATTCATCAATTTATATCGAATGATCTATAGTTGTAACTGGGATAGGGATTCAGTGAATTCACTAATATACTAACTGCAGTGCAGTCGGCCACATTTAAATCGTAAGGGTTCAGTGAATTCACTAATATACTACAAcagaaaattcattttcaaattttctatATACAAGTGATTATTGTTACGTTGGACTCTAAAAAgtatactcccttcgtcccataatataagcaaaaaaaatattttcatacttattaagaaaaataaaatatgatagtTTTAAGGATGACTtcttgtgtttttgttgaaataaattttatgagaagatgtaaaaagagtttttattggttattgattatggagaaaagaagagagagtaagtTAAGTTAAgtaatatgggacggagggtGTATATTATTAATgaataaaatgttatatatttatttttctagtaTGTTCTAGTCTATGTTTTTGGTtgatgaattataaaaaaaataactacataaaagaaaaaaagtaaggtctaattctaataataataataataaccaatGGAATATGCAGAAGTATACGATTAaggaatatatttttaaaaaatttaattatttttttacacaattcaaaatttaaatttataaatctTGAACTTTGAAATtattcttataaaatgggaaacaaaattttgcaatgtatatagtattttttaggcaaaattactCTCGTAGTATATGAATTCAAGTAACGATTGggtcttttaactttttttcacgTCGTGTCTTTTTTTATCCTTCATCTATATTTGCATCTGGTTTTTTAAgcttaaaatatatgatttttttttatttgagcaCGACATATGTTTATAATTGAGAGCAtgtgaaaaagaaaatcatagaTTTGAACCTTAAAATATATATCCAAACATCAAAAAGAGACTAAGAGTATGTTTAGAAACTCTTATTTTCACAGCGTAACTCCAAGACAAAGCAAAAGCTAATCTTTTGTAGCttctgaaggtgtgaaaacacaagaaggggggggttgaattgtgttttagctaagttaaaactttttcaagttcttaactcaactacgttagcagcggataaataacacaaataataacaagatagagagagagagagatcacacaagcaattttatactggttcctctcacaaaacgagagtagtccagtccccttgcacttccaagggatttcactataatcacacaagattacacctgctcaagcacacaagcaagagacttctcaacaatgctcaagcacacaagcttaagacttcacacttaagcacacaagcttaagatttcacacttaagcacacaagcttaagattccacacttaagcacacaagcttaagtttcctcaagtaatagtaaggtatatgaaaaatatacaaaagctcttagatgaacctaaagagagcaaatacaaatagtacagagtatttggctaaagtgcaaaaacacttgataagaggttcagagcttgtatatctcagagttcagagtttgttcagcgcacgttcaaatcttgataattgtatatatatctttttgtaGCTGAaacttctagtatatatatatgccactagaaaagagtcgttgcaaaaaggagccgttggagttgataatcttttgtcttcaagcagtctgtcttgatgcagtttggttgtatccaaaactaagaaagagtttcaggtactttgactactgcagagtagactttccttattcagctaacaaaactgaaaacccacgttctcaagttaggacagacaaaacgagagtagctgaactgatcaggcttgaaaggtccttttctccattggtagaagagttgactggtgaagggaatcttcacagctttcaaagagatcttcagaggttgatgaagctttagtcacttatgaagttctgaagacttcatcatctgaaggttgtaacttctgaagtccaacatcttctgagcgcttgtgaacgtctgaattcacatcctctgaactttactcagagcttatctgatgcttgtatctgcgcacttaaaataaatttttagttcttccaatttgttaattaatactttgttatcatcaaaacctttatagatttaggggcaaacatttttaaatcaattttgttccaacaatctccccctttttgatgatgacaaacataagtattaattgacaattgttgttaaattaacttatcatgtttctcttaggtttgtgaggtttgcaagctccccctaagattgatactccataaagtctgaactttatgttttatccatgatattttaatttagtataagattaagatggtttgaaataaaacaagtttcatatctttcttcagagtgagaggtttgcaagctctccccctaagtctcataaggctaagttaaaattgcactcttaacttatccttacttatgaaatttattttagtttcaactaacttagtctccgcattaaaatacgtaaaacaacttaaaagtaacaacttttaatttaacggataaaagcgagataaaaggcgtggtttcagtttttggaacttatcaattaatgcgtaactactcccccttttgtcattatcaaaaagtaaaaaaataaaattatataaccaagacagtcaaagaaagaagagtggttgttacaaaggtgaattaaatTCAAAGACAGAAAACAACGCGCTTAAAAGGTTATAAAacggtgaacgagttaacatgcctgcttcacgtaaaaacaagaataaacaagtgaagcaagagagatttggaataatgaaaagatttagtctacgcatcgcagagtttaaaagaaagaaagacgaagagaaacgcgaaaacgatgaaaaagataaagaagacaacaagataccacaagatgctgagataataatcatctcatcagattctgaggctgaagagaatgaagatgatgctgactatgttgagtttctggctagctatgttccagaggaggaacaagaagaagaagaagaagcaaacccagatcccatagagatttcatcagatgatgctgaggagaaatcagagatttcttctgagttttatccatctgattaggattaggttgtctctttctttttctttttaccaatgtactcaacattgtttgatcattaataaaaattttcgttttaaaaagcatcttgtgttcttatggtCTTAATTAACAAAGAAAATTAGCACAAGCAAAACtaacaaaacatataacaaaccacataatcaagaaaaacaaacaaagcttaaaagaaaattgttcagaggataaacagaaaataaaaagaaagcttaaaacatgtgcatagaatcctagggtttcttaagaaaggctaagagctggtcgaatttatcattcagagatcccacgttggaaaccagaccatccactttggattccaagttgaggtgagctgtcctttgcctttccaaaccttcttgctgctccctcagagcttcttgaaagatctgcaactgatcagccacaacaggagcttgatcttgaaccaaaggcacttgttcttcaaccaacggtgccttgcctttatcagagggttcaccttcctctggatagtcaatcatccgcacatcctcttgattctgagaagccAGCACATCATCTTCTGAGATATCCTCTtgttgcaactcatttgccaactgggcaactcttgcagcagcttcttctaacctttcagactcagacctctgatcttcaagactctgaaacagcttggagtctatccagatgactttgaaagcatTCAGACGATGTTCAGCATCAGCAAGTGCTTCCAGCTTAGCACGTTCAGATTCAGCATGATTAAAaatggttaaccttttcaatgcAGCCCTAGCCATACTctccctcatgaagcttatcacatccagaTCTCTTCTTCCAACTACAGCCTTAATTttctcagcagcaccatccaaagcattgcaaatccttgccttaatgcttgaaacttccaagtccacatcagaaggacagactagaaacctgtccttaagcaaagataatctaaccaagtcttcatgaaactgagtggatagattaccaaaagggttggatgatgagggtgaaggattgggtaAGGTAGAGAGATTGGGTGattcagtagcagggttgtcaataataacaacttctgcctctgaaggcttgggggcacaagtatgaatacgctcaggagaagcatgttcagcacttgagttaggatggggttcaggggttggttcagatgatgagatgtcagaagttgattcagggtaaatatgttcaggagatggttcaggagatttgtgttcagctgttggttcaggagagggttgttttgtgggagagattggtttagtgacaggaataggtgattttggttcagatgatggaatggtAGGTGATTCTTTTtggggttgaggttgaggtgatttaggtttgggaggtgatgaaggcttctgggtgaaagtttgattgttaagagggtcagggctaagatgtttttctagttcagatagggggttatcagaggttggaatatcagaggttggtaaaatagttctgagaggtttggtgtaacctattccaatctcattttcattaaagacatacttaatagacttacctttatctgtAGAAACAGGAACAGGTCTTCTACGAAATCTTTCAGCAagtgtctcttcatcagactcagtctcatcttcagactcagattcttcagatgaactgtcttcctcaacaacaataggctttttggaagctccttcagcagccttgtttgcagtttcttcatgcttcctcttagttctctgttcagccatagattgctcaaccttaaccttcttctgagcaagaagatctggcttaacttgctcatcctgagaatcagctttcctctttggtttcctcttaggcttatacatatttacaggagctggaggaaccatacttctatcaacaacaaatccttcttgtctgagcacttctaagtagtcctgaatcacatgctcagcatcagcttcagatataactgggtagccttctacatacagacgatcttcaagtctaactctaaattcttgtttaggttgaaccagcttggtgttgattaagtgcatctttgttaagaagcttgcattcagaacttctggcgagagcttctgagccataagttctggatagaacttcttcagattctgaacaatGTGACCTTGGTACAGAAGATCTGAAAGTAATCTAGGATAAACAATGGTTGTTTTTCTCTGAGACTTGCTTTggaagatggcttcacagatcctctcaaaaaagtatttacccagatttactttcctttcagtcagaagaaagtaaatcagatgacgatgaggccacgagatagtatcagtaccaccaactcttggactgatagttgaCAAGATAATCTTGAATAAAACCCTGCACTCATCTGTCAGACCTTTAACCTTTCCCTTCAACTTCATATCAATGCACATCCTGTGCAGAAGTTcttctctgaatcttgtatccttttcgaAATCATCCAGCACCAAACCAGAGTTGTCCAAACCCAACAACGCATTGAAGTGTATTGGAGAAAAAGtaagattgataccacagatgttagacctaatctgtgtaccagtgaactccaaaagacccatctccttcctagtttttcctttcagactaggatttcTTTCGATAGCGGCAAGTTCTTCTTGCTTAGCTTCATACTTAGAGAAAACTcgtgctttcatccagaatttcttcaaaagatctggATAGATTGGACCATTcaacatgtcgaagtacttgttccatccttgagcagagaagtacggcttcacatcatacccattttctttcaaactgtcaaagtcgaccatcttctcaggtAGTAACGTTAGTTgcgattctgggaattccatttcatttccaacaatctgaagatgtctaaacatgaacggtggaatctttgatgaagacgaagaaccagccatgatgaagtttaggtaagggtaggaactaatgagagagaaagaaattttgttggaggtttagagagaatatgaaagtgtaggttgtgaaagtgagaagtgtgcaagtgtattgtgtaagttttatttaaaagcacacagttaacacgaaaatagcaaatttgggaagttacgctaattgacagaaagttgaataccaaaaatcatcattaaccacccactacctgacacacgtagaccacgtgcaaaAATTTACttggtaactgctattttaatggacaactgttcagcagtgaatactaaacgtttcccacttaaatagttcagagcctctgagttatttaaaattctttatcagagttaagtatttCAGAGCTTGTGTGTCAGATGTTCTGAaccataagttctgatatacataacctcttacactttaattgccaaagaaaatttttcattcagagattgaaaacatgttcagatgtttctttataaaatcaaatctttcaacagataaagctttagtaaatatatcagcccattgattttcagtatcaacaaacttaatatctataatgcctctctgaacataatctctgataaaatggtgtttaatttcaatatgtttggctctagagtgtagaataggatttttagataaatgaatggctgcagtattatcacaatataaaggaatattgttactgcttacctgataatcttctaactgatattttagccagagtagttgtgtgcaacatttagctgctgaaatgtattctgcttctgctgtagacaaagctatagtagtttgtcttttactagcccaggagataaggttttcaccaacaaattgacaattgccacttgtggattttctttcaattttatctccagcatagtcagcatcacagaatccatttagcacataatcattggatttcttatagagaagtccaagattagttgttcctttcagatacctaaagattctctttacagcagtaagatgagattctctgggatctgactggaatcttgcacataagcaaacactgaataaaatatctggtctagaggctgtcagatagagtaaggaaccaatcatacctctgtagaccttttgatctacctttccttcatcatttgacttgcccatgttggtagttggatgcataggagtattcattatcttgcagtcatctagattgaatttcttcagaagttctttagtgtattttgattgatgaacataagttccttccttcttctgattgatttgaataccaagaaagaatttcaattctcccatcatgctcatttcaaattcatcctgcattatcttagaaaagttcttgcacaaagcagcattagttgaaccaaaaataatatcatcaacataaatttgaatgattaaaatgtcttctttggttgtttttctaaagagtgtgcaatcaacctttcctttctcaaagcccttttcaagaagaaaattactgagtctatcataccaagctcttggagcttgtttcagaccatacagtgatttctttagtttaaaaacatgttctgggtttgagacatcttcaaaaccaggaggttgcttaacatacacttcttcagaaatgaaaccatttaagaaggcactcttaacatccatctgatataaggttattccatgattaacagcataagatagaagtaacctgattgcttcaagtctagcaactggtgcaaaggtttcagtatagtcaatcccctcttgttgactataaccttgtgcaaccaatctagccttgtttcttaccacttcaccttgttcattcagcttgtttctgaatacccattttgttccaataatgttcttgtgtgaaggcttaggcactagagtccacacatcattcctttgaaattgattcagctcttcttgcattgctacaatccaagcatcatctttcagagcttcatcaatctttgaaggttccatcattgagataagaccaactaatgattcctcatttctcagttgagatcttgttttccttggactatccttgttgcctaatatcagttcctctggatgtgatgatttgtatttgaaagtatttcttgggggctcatcatcttcagactcatcaacatcaggttcagcagttgcttcagttctttgttgttcagagtctgtaggaactattgtgtttagaggttcttcagagaatggatgttctgagtagtttggaatatctgaatattgatcctctgatacctgaaatctagacaaaccttccacaagctctgacacttggtcaggctctttgtcatcaaatttgacatgcatactttcttccacagtatgtgtttcagaaatatacagtctctatgcttttgagcgttcagagtatcctataaagatacccttatagcctctagcatcaaatttctttagatggactttgttgtttaagacataacatgtacatccaaactgatgaaaataagaaatgtcaggttttcttcctttgaacaattcataagcagttttgttcaacttagatctgatatagattctattttgaacataacatgctgtgtttacagcttctgcccataaaaacttagctacattagtttcatgcatcatggttctggccatttcttgcagagttctattcttcctttcaacaaccccattttgttgaggtgttctaggagaagagaattcatgcagaataccatatttttcacaaaagttttcaaaaggttcattttcaaattctccaccatgatcacttctaacttttaaaatagtgtagcctttttcattttgaatttgtttgcagaagatgctaaactcatcataagcttca
It contains:
- the LOC123906378 gene encoding uncharacterized protein LOC123906378 isoform X3 — protein: MVGQLTTTTKPSRSDDVLDIQEQIRITNQIKAQFDAITPKRPIKPNRSEPETQQNDVVDFNFSSHNNIPELQKLESLQSNSQILPSEDGLVDAQHEFVETQYYNKLLSIDKQHHTTGSGFIKAVREGGEDGYEIQLPVRGVDVGENQFRDYKSNPATNDWVPNLDHEHLDFVSSKPNRSEST
- the LOC123906378 gene encoding uncharacterized protein LOC123906378 isoform X1; this translates as MTGPVFKTLTTTTKPSRSDDVLDIQEQIRITNQIKAQFDAITPKRPIKPNRSEPETQQNDVVDFNFSSHNNIPELQKLESLQSNSQILPSEDGLVDAQHEFVETQYYNKLLSIDKQHHTTGSGFIKAVREGGEDGYEIQLPVRGVDVGENQFRDYKSNPATNDWVPNLDHEHLDFVSSKPNRSEST
- the LOC123906378 gene encoding uncharacterized protein LOC123906378 isoform X4 gives rise to the protein MTGPVFKTLTTTTKPSRSDDVLDIQEQIRITNQIKAQFDAITPKRPIKPNRSEPETQQNDVVDFNFSSHNNIPELQKLESLQSNSQILPSEDGLVDAQHEFVETQYYNKLLSIDKQHHTTGSGFIKAVREGGEDGYEIQLPVRGVDVGENQFRDYKSNPATNDWVPNLDHEHLV
- the LOC123906378 gene encoding uncharacterized protein LOC123906378 isoform X2; amino-acid sequence: MVGQLTTTTTKPSRSDDVLDIQEQIRITNQIKAQFDAITPKRPIKPNRSEPETQQNDVVDFNFSSHNNIPELQKLESLQSNSQILPSEDGLVDAQHEFVETQYYNKLLSIDKQHHTTGSGFIKAVREGGEDGYEIQLPVRGVDVGENQFRDYKSNPATNDWVPNLDHEHLDFVSSKPNRSEST